One genomic region from bacterium HR17 encodes:
- the yagS gene encoding Putative xanthine dehydrogenase YagS FAD-binding subunit has protein sequence MRPFEYIKPSSLEEAVGALGRQWRDAKVLAGGVDLLGELKEGIIAPQRIVNLKSLRHLHYIRFSERDGLRLGALVTLTEIETHSVIRQRFTALAEAAHSVATPQIRNVGTIGGNLCQRPRCWYYRDEHTLCLKKGGPLCYAYNGENKYHAILGGGPCYIVHPSDCAPALIALNATVTLVSPRGKRTLPLEEFFVLPSRRLDHETVIEPDEVLVEVHVPTPPSNTRSTYLKFREKKSLDFAVTGAAVALRLRDGVCEDVRVVLSGVAPIPWRASEAEAVLKGNRITPQLAEQAGKAAVAKAQPLAQNAYKIPLTQAIVKHAVLRAAGVA, from the coding sequence ATGCGCCCGTTTGAGTATATCAAGCCGTCTTCGTTGGAGGAAGCCGTCGGCGCGTTGGGACGGCAATGGCGCGATGCGAAGGTGTTGGCGGGCGGCGTGGATTTGCTGGGCGAATTGAAAGAAGGCATTATTGCCCCGCAACGCATCGTCAACCTCAAAAGCCTCCGCCATCTTCACTACATCCGCTTTTCCGAGCGGGACGGGCTGCGGTTGGGTGCCCTTGTGACCTTGACCGAAATTGAAACGCACTCGGTCATTCGCCAACGCTTCACAGCGTTGGCGGAAGCCGCCCATTCGGTTGCGACACCTCAAATCCGCAATGTCGGCACGATCGGGGGTAACTTGTGCCAGCGCCCGCGTTGCTGGTATTACCGCGACGAACACACGCTGTGTTTGAAAAAGGGCGGTCCACTCTGTTACGCTTACAACGGCGAAAACAAATACCACGCCATTTTGGGTGGTGGACCGTGTTACATCGTCCATCCCTCCGATTGCGCCCCTGCTCTGATCGCTTTGAACGCGACAGTCACGCTGGTCTCGCCACGCGGCAAGCGGACGCTCCCCTTAGAAGAATTTTTTGTGCTACCGTCCCGCCGCTTAGATCACGAGACGGTCATTGAACCCGATGAAGTGTTGGTTGAGGTGCATGTCCCCACGCCGCCATCAAACACGCGCAGCACCTACCTCAAATTCCGCGAGAAAAAATCGCTGGACTTCGCCGTCACGGGTGCGGCTGTCGCGCTGCGGTTGCGAGACGGCGTCTGTGAAGATGTCCGCGTGGTGTTGTCGGGCGTGGCGCCGATCCCTTGGCGTGCTTCGGAAGCCGAAGCAGTGCTGAAAGGCAACCGCATCACGCCCCAACTCGCCGAACAAGCCGGCAAAGCCGCCGTCGCCAAAGCCCAACCGCTCGCCCAGAACGCTTACAAAATTCCGCTCACGCAAGCCATCGTCAAACATGCCGTGTTGCGTGCGGCAGGCGTAGCGTGA
- the petC_2 gene encoding Cytochrome b6-f complex iron-sulfur subunit, whose translation MNPTAMKRRQWLDRFVKAAAACIAAVLGYPSLAMLIAPAFRRSPMQWLKVAPLSDFRPDEPKAVTLTYQRRDGWVIRTVRRTVYVVVKADGRVKVLSNICTHANCAVRWEPTKRAFFCPCHDGYFDMDGKVQAGPPPRPLDGLPHKVDGGVLFVQLPTA comes from the coding sequence ATGAACCCGACGGCGATGAAGCGGCGGCAATGGCTGGACCGTTTCGTCAAAGCGGCAGCGGCGTGCATCGCTGCCGTTTTGGGCTACCCCAGCCTTGCGATGTTGATCGCACCAGCCTTTCGTCGGTCACCGATGCAATGGTTAAAAGTCGCTCCCCTTTCCGATTTTCGCCCCGACGAACCCAAAGCCGTGACCCTGACTTATCAGCGGCGCGACGGTTGGGTCATCCGCACCGTGCGGCGCACCGTCTATGTCGTCGTCAAGGCGGACGGACGCGTAAAGGTGCTGTCCAACATTTGCACCCACGCCAACTGTGCCGTCCGGTGGGAGCCGACGAAACGCGCTTTCTTTTGCCCCTGCCATGACGGCTACTTTGATATGGACGGCAAAGTTCAAGCGGGTCCGCCCCCGCGCCCGTTGGACGGACTGCCCCACAAGGTGGACGGCGGCGTTTTGTTCGTGCAATTGCCGACGGCATAA
- the minD_2 gene encoding Septum site-determining protein MinD: MADMHGQPVVTFVVIGEDVTVPEAPCWQVAEQLTTLTDWQTALETVIALTPQFVVVDGDRFAPDALTLARQVRLQTLPVGVLLATDRTDPVFFQEAALAGVDGVIPRHPSPEQLHRTLLAIADTPRWRQSGIADILNACQPAGTFSEVTSTSERSPEVTVLTAEAAGVPEVDALEATFVPPHTETDTAPQQKDGAEEAFKEGGAVAAAVETHVSPPVPPTETAFERPEPSFAAGQRGRVIALSSGRGGVGKTTVLVNLAIALAQETNEPIAVLDLFIGDTLVLINATARMTISEIPEAVREVDLALLQSCALRHETGVHFFTWFFAPERNLPDYIDLNRLEAVLKALREGYPYILVDTPVTLYVPDLELLRFTDEVIVIAVPWDLLSVRATRALTMGMRQWGVTPKLLLNRVESNSELSPEFVANQLGLEVWDMIPNNARLAVHATNSGEPIILNHPESDVATAIRRAARRLAGLPVEGPRRRRFPLFF; encoded by the coding sequence ATGGCGGACATGCATGGGCAGCCTGTCGTGACTTTTGTCGTCATCGGCGAGGATGTGACTGTGCCCGAAGCACCTTGCTGGCAAGTCGCAGAACAGTTGACGACTTTGACCGATTGGCAAACAGCGTTGGAAACGGTCATCGCCCTTACGCCCCAGTTTGTCGTCGTGGATGGGGATCGGTTTGCTCCCGATGCCTTAACGCTGGCACGACAAGTGCGCCTGCAAACCCTCCCCGTCGGTGTTTTGCTTGCCACCGATCGCACCGACCCCGTGTTTTTTCAGGAAGCCGCGTTAGCCGGTGTGGATGGGGTCATTCCCCGCCACCCTTCACCCGAACAACTTCACCGCACCCTGCTGGCGATTGCCGATACCCCTCGGTGGCGTCAGTCGGGCATCGCAGATATTTTGAACGCTTGTCAGCCAGCTGGCACTTTCTCGGAGGTCACATCAACATCAGAGCGATCGCCAGAGGTCACCGTCTTGACGGCAGAGGCTGCGGGTGTCCCGGAAGTTGACGCGTTGGAAGCCACCTTCGTTCCACCGCACACCGAGACAGATACCGCTCCGCAACAAAAAGACGGAGCCGAGGAAGCATTCAAGGAAGGCGGCGCGGTAGCGGCAGCCGTTGAAACCCATGTCTCGCCGCCAGTGCCCCCGACCGAGACCGCGTTTGAGCGTCCAGAGCCGTCGTTCGCCGCCGGGCAACGAGGGCGAGTCATCGCCTTAAGCAGTGGACGGGGCGGTGTGGGCAAAACGACGGTGCTCGTGAATTTGGCGATCGCTTTGGCGCAGGAAACGAACGAGCCGATCGCCGTCTTGGATTTGTTCATCGGCGACACCCTCGTGCTCATCAACGCTACGGCGCGGATGACGATCAGCGAAATCCCTGAAGCCGTGCGCGAGGTGGATCTGGCGCTGCTGCAATCGTGCGCATTGCGGCACGAAACGGGCGTTCACTTCTTCACCTGGTTCTTCGCGCCGGAGCGCAACTTGCCCGATTACATTGACCTGAACCGTTTGGAAGCGGTGTTGAAGGCGTTGCGTGAGGGCTATCCCTACATCCTCGTGGACACGCCGGTGACGCTCTATGTGCCCGATTTGGAGTTGCTGCGGTTTACCGATGAAGTCATCGTGATCGCGGTGCCCTGGGATTTGCTGTCCGTGCGGGCGACGCGGGCGCTAACGATGGGTATGCGCCAATGGGGCGTCACGCCCAAGTTATTGCTCAACCGTGTGGAGAGCAACAGCGAGTTGTCGCCGGAGTTCGTTGCCAATCAACTGGGGTTGGAAGTGTGGGATATGATTCCCAACAACGCGCGCTTAGCCGTCCACGCAACCAATTCGGGGGAGCCGATTATCTTGAACCATCCCGAAAGCGATGTGGCGACAGCGATCCGTCGGGCGGCACGGCGCTTGGCAGGGCTGCCTGTTGAAGGACCGCGCCGCCGACGGTTCCCCTTGTTTTTCTGA
- the nir gene encoding Cytochrome c-552 — protein sequence MGRHRWLVVTAVAMATGLLAAARFQPPPADDIAAIKAKEACRDCHRTVVDNYARSAHAGLACSQCHAGSLEHQDADDPAKVLPVVDFRIESCGNCHRFQAETYLMDEPGTAGLFGGTPADPHEHPKTRDFPLYNKIIAGHGFTKEYNEERGHRYILRDHIATKRGKYTTCLNCKSTPVAYYWGRKWKGIPLDENADWHAVIARIPKETLDYGASCTHCHDPHTARLRIINKALQRAIAERGVNPYWQEKNAKSFEAADQQQKETLLCAQCHVEYVCGPGADGKMRFVFGWRKVRDLDAFYREQFGYQQDWVHALIGEPLIKSQHPETETFWESKYERAGASCVTCHMPKVKVNGRLLTSHWLTSPLKYIDRFIAGKPLGAFPCGQCHSVAPQVLRAQVLRVQQHVNAVQQRAQQALSDSIDAIAAAKQAQKDGKAVDAALLRQAVRLHQLAHLRWENLVVSENSMGFHNPEEVLKELSEALDDARQAQRLALQAIGALLRPAAAPTTTPKTQ from the coding sequence ATGGGGCGACACCGGTGGTTGGTGGTGACCGCCGTCGCGATGGCGACAGGGTTGCTGGCAGCGGCACGGTTTCAGCCACCCCCTGCCGACGATATCGCTGCCATCAAGGCAAAAGAAGCCTGCCGCGATTGTCACCGCACTGTCGTGGACAATTATGCCCGTAGCGCCCATGCGGGGTTGGCTTGTTCACAGTGCCATGCCGGCTCGCTAGAGCACCAAGACGCTGACGACCCCGCTAAAGTGCTACCAGTGGTGGACTTTCGCATTGAAAGTTGCGGCAACTGCCACCGCTTTCAGGCAGAGACTTACCTGATGGACGAGCCGGGCACAGCAGGGCTTTTCGGCGGCACGCCTGCCGACCCCCACGAGCATCCCAAAACGAGGGACTTTCCGCTCTACAACAAAATCATCGCAGGGCACGGGTTCACCAAGGAATACAACGAAGAGCGTGGGCACCGTTACATCCTGCGCGACCACATCGCTACCAAGCGGGGCAAATACACGACTTGCCTGAACTGCAAATCCACACCCGTCGCCTACTATTGGGGGCGCAAGTGGAAGGGTATCCCGTTAGACGAAAACGCCGACTGGCATGCCGTGATCGCCCGCATTCCCAAAGAAACGCTGGACTACGGCGCTTCGTGCACCCATTGCCACGACCCGCACACGGCGCGTTTGCGTATCATCAACAAAGCGCTGCAGAGGGCAATCGCCGAACGGGGCGTCAACCCTTACTGGCAAGAGAAAAACGCCAAAAGTTTTGAGGCTGCCGACCAACAGCAGAAGGAGACGCTGCTGTGCGCCCAATGCCATGTGGAGTATGTTTGCGGACCGGGCGCCGACGGCAAGATGCGCTTTGTGTTCGGATGGCGTAAAGTGCGCGATTTGGACGCCTTCTATCGCGAACAGTTTGGCTACCAGCAAGATTGGGTGCACGCCCTCATCGGCGAACCGCTCATCAAAAGCCAGCACCCTGAGACGGAAACTTTTTGGGAAAGCAAGTATGAGCGGGCAGGGGCATCGTGTGTGACCTGCCACATGCCAAAGGTCAAAGTCAACGGACGCCTCTTGACTTCCCACTGGCTTACTTCACCCCTCAAATACATTGACCGCTTCATCGCGGGCAAACCGTTGGGGGCGTTTCCGTGCGGGCAGTGCCATAGCGTTGCGCCGCAAGTGCTGCGGGCACAAGTGTTGCGGGTGCAGCAGCATGTGAACGCGGTGCAACAACGCGCCCAACAAGCCCTCAGCGATAGCATTGACGCCATCGCCGCTGCCAAGCAAGCGCAAAAGGACGGAAAGGCGGTGGACGCCGCGCTGCTGCGGCAAGCCGTGCGGTTGCACCAACTGGCACACCTGCGGTGGGAAAACTTGGTCGTCTCGGAAAACAGCATGGGCTTTCACAACCCTGAGGAAGTGCTCAAGGAGTTGAGCGAGGCGCTGGACGATGCCCGCCAAGCCCAACGGTTAGCGCTGCAAGCCATTGGTGCCCTTTTGCGCCCCGCTGCCGCTCCGACGACCACGCCCAAAACGCAATGA
- the tatC gene encoding Sec-independent protein translocase protein TatC, translated as MLASLLLLGKKRRNGDPAPELATEPSEGPPGDREMTFWEHLEELRTRLLRSLLYITVGSVVGWIYYQPILKWVTHPVEPALTTLKVPILVFQNVAEPFLLQLQVSVAAGIALAFPFVLYEVLAFVWPALYPHEKRFALQLVPLSLALFLLGVATVYGLLPPAFLWLLNFTPKEPPSLILNFGRQYIWLVVKLMVAMGLVFQMPLVLMFLGRLGLVSARGLLRYWRHAIIAIFTISAIITPTWDPINMTLWAMPIVVLYFLSVLLVALVQRSNREP; from the coding sequence GTGCTGGCGTCCTTATTGCTGCTGGGCAAAAAGCGCCGTAACGGTGACCCCGCGCCTGAATTGGCGACGGAACCCTCGGAGGGACCGCCGGGCGACCGCGAAATGACCTTTTGGGAGCACTTGGAAGAGTTACGGACGCGGTTGCTTCGGTCGTTGCTTTACATCACCGTCGGCAGCGTTGTCGGTTGGATTTACTACCAACCCATTCTCAAATGGGTCACTCACCCTGTAGAACCGGCGCTCACAACGCTCAAGGTGCCGATTTTGGTGTTCCAAAATGTCGCCGAACCGTTCTTGCTTCAGTTGCAGGTGAGCGTGGCAGCCGGCATCGCACTGGCGTTTCCGTTTGTCCTTTACGAAGTGTTGGCGTTCGTTTGGCCAGCCCTGTATCCGCACGAGAAACGGTTCGCTCTGCAGTTGGTGCCGTTGTCGCTCGCATTGTTTTTGTTGGGTGTGGCGACCGTTTACGGGCTTTTGCCCCCTGCGTTTCTCTGGCTGCTGAACTTTACGCCCAAAGAACCGCCGTCGCTCATCCTCAACTTTGGACGGCAATACATCTGGCTCGTGGTGAAACTGATGGTGGCGATGGGGTTGGTGTTCCAGATGCCGCTGGTGTTGATGTTCCTGGGGCGTTTGGGGTTGGTGTCGGCGCGCGGTCTATTGCGCTATTGGCGGCACGCTATCATCGCCATCTTTACCATCTCCGCGATCATTACGCCGACTTGGGACCCGATCAACATGACCCTTTGGGCGATGCCCATCGTCGTCCTCTACTTCTTGAGTGTTTTGCTGGTGGCGTTAGTGCAACGGAGCAATCGCGAACCTTAA
- the cyaA_2 gene encoding Adenylate cyclase 1 — MGGFQGTRRRQRLQRVVALAVIVVTSASLGWFYQNDVLGGIMGQPAALPFTPQLLLVNCLLYDLVMRMRGSVWQDGRALDWRLSPSTETRLQGHLHRAYNGAFAHLLDIVIVAIDDATEEWLKSRQIPINPIPRTLYAEVLRRLRQAGAKVVAFDIHMDTPSLYGSADDTAFAQAAQSHGAVLLPCLLLKSGQDVSTQTPHPVLYDSVAGAGIINMSVDSDRVVRAATVAGRDAWGWRPSLGALAAGLWLGLTPDVVERQIARRQFQGRSLPTLPYVDQEPGFSGLPYQAVLLNFAGPEGSFRYVPMKVLLAPEEHGIADATLRRLFKGKLVFVGVTSKLAKDFFVTPFSATFPGVEIHATLAQMLLSRRFLHFTPLWMQRLLLLAMVLLTATLVFAVRPLFALPLTVLLAGACLYGALFALDRWLWVIPLAPLLASIAFVFAVSTAYLQFAVERHARHIRQRFQRFVAPAVLETMVAASEESLTRPRLVEATVLFSDLQGFTAISEARSPSEVAALLNEYFEAMTAVIDRYEGTTSKFIGDGIMVLFGVPVPQPDHAARAVRCAVAMQQAMERLRQRFQQRGLPELVMRIGVHTGPMVFGAIGSRRQMDLTVIGDTVNVASRLEGMNKELGSLVLISETTYLAAVAFGAQLQAEPVGEVTVRGRAQPIRVFKVLGVDDLTVPDIVSGAVPRK, encoded by the coding sequence ATGGGGGGTTTTCAAGGCACCCGACGGCGTCAACGCTTGCAGCGCGTCGTCGCGTTAGCCGTCATCGTGGTCACCAGCGCTTCGCTCGGTTGGTTCTACCAAAACGATGTGTTGGGGGGCATCATGGGGCAGCCAGCCGCTTTGCCTTTCACACCCCAACTGCTTCTCGTCAACTGTTTGCTTTACGACCTTGTGATGCGGATGCGCGGCAGCGTCTGGCAGGACGGTAGAGCGTTGGATTGGCGCTTGTCACCGTCCACCGAAACGCGTTTGCAGGGGCACCTGCACCGCGCCTACAACGGGGCGTTCGCCCACCTACTGGACATCGTCATCGTCGCGATAGACGATGCGACCGAGGAGTGGTTGAAATCGCGTCAGATACCCATCAACCCTATCCCCCGCACCCTTTATGCGGAGGTGCTTCGTCGCCTCCGGCAGGCTGGCGCAAAAGTAGTCGCTTTTGACATCCACATGGACACCCCCAGCCTCTACGGTTCTGCAGACGATACCGCCTTCGCCCAAGCGGCGCAGTCGCACGGGGCTGTCCTCTTACCTTGCCTGTTGCTCAAAAGCGGGCAAGATGTCTCAACGCAGACACCCCACCCCGTCCTTTACGACAGCGTCGCTGGTGCGGGTATCATCAACATGAGCGTGGACTCTGACCGCGTCGTCCGTGCGGCAACTGTGGCGGGGCGAGACGCGTGGGGTTGGCGTCCGTCGCTGGGTGCCTTAGCTGCAGGGCTGTGGTTAGGGTTAACCCCTGATGTCGTAGAACGACAAATTGCTCGCCGGCAGTTTCAAGGGCGGTCCCTACCGACCCTGCCGTATGTAGACCAAGAGCCGGGATTTAGCGGTTTGCCCTATCAAGCCGTGCTGCTCAACTTTGCGGGACCTGAAGGGTCTTTCCGCTATGTGCCCATGAAAGTGCTCTTGGCACCTGAAGAGCACGGCATCGCTGATGCGACCCTGCGCCGCCTTTTCAAGGGCAAGTTAGTGTTTGTTGGGGTGACTTCCAAACTGGCGAAGGATTTTTTCGTTACCCCTTTCTCCGCCACTTTTCCTGGTGTGGAAATCCACGCCACCTTAGCGCAAATGCTGCTATCGCGTCGTTTTTTGCATTTTACCCCCTTGTGGATGCAGCGACTTTTGTTGCTGGCGATGGTCTTGCTGACCGCCACGCTCGTTTTTGCGGTGCGTCCGTTGTTCGCGCTCCCGTTGACCGTGCTACTGGCAGGGGCATGCCTGTATGGCGCGCTGTTTGCCTTAGACCGATGGCTATGGGTTATCCCCTTAGCCCCGTTGCTGGCGTCCATTGCCTTCGTTTTTGCCGTCAGCACCGCTTACCTCCAATTCGCTGTAGAGCGACACGCCCGCCATATCCGTCAGCGGTTTCAGCGCTTTGTGGCACCGGCGGTGTTGGAAACGATGGTCGCTGCCTCTGAAGAAAGCCTCACACGCCCGCGTCTCGTGGAAGCGACAGTGTTGTTCTCCGACTTACAAGGGTTCACAGCGATTTCAGAAGCCCGCTCGCCTAGCGAAGTCGCTGCCTTGCTCAACGAATACTTTGAGGCGATGACCGCGGTGATTGACCGCTATGAAGGCACGACCAGCAAGTTTATCGGCGACGGCATCATGGTGCTGTTCGGCGTACCTGTCCCGCAGCCTGACCACGCTGCCCGCGCCGTCCGTTGCGCCGTTGCCATGCAACAAGCGATGGAACGATTGCGCCAGAGGTTCCAGCAGCGCGGTCTGCCTGAGTTAGTCATGCGCATCGGCGTTCACACCGGTCCGATGGTGTTTGGCGCTATCGGTTCGCGCCGCCAAATGGATTTGACGGTTATCGGCGACACAGTCAATGTCGCGTCGCGCTTAGAAGGCATGAACAAAGAGTTGGGCAGCCTTGTCCTTATCAGCGAGACGACCTATCTGGCGGCGGTTGCGTTCGGAGCGCAACTACAGGCAGAGCCTGTCGGCGAGGTGACCGTTCGCGGGCGGGCGCAACCCATCCGCGTCTTCAAGGTGTTAGGTGTGGACGACCTGACCGTGCCCGACATTGTCTCAGGCGCTGTGCCCCGCAAATAG